A genomic segment from Gemmatimonadota bacterium encodes:
- a CDS encoding HAMP domain-containing protein produces MRKQFIRIYAGIAIVLLLSVFGFLAMSKQWVASVRQADFEDKTQALIAMVREELEAVDSDPVAQLLVLNMFSLTHRMPITLEPFFVLPLSSAEKDGLKAGEVVTISIEKRLQTYQMAPNGDVIVLGPYLLEEMIRWQDNLIEEGDGEGDGGNFFFQIDVFFFGILVAILLGIGVAIYFLIHPFERRIYALSDAAERFGSGDLSSRSPVGKGQAVADLARSFNGMADRIEGLVGGQRELLRVVSHELRTPLARIFFLLDQLKGNRVSGDQSADIQRIERSVYELNDLVEELMDFARLDRDISHRTEIDVCAQMGELREMVAELRGDISVDIDSEHLMVWANETYFKRALTNLVTNAVRHARHHIWITAKKVDEMAHISVEDDGCGIPEHLREKVFEPFYRVDEDSKTGGTGLGLAIVKRIVMQNDGQVQVENRTEGGARFILMFPVGEKIKIGTRRAMDLSNRC; encoded by the coding sequence ATGAGGAAACAATTTATCCGTATTTATGCGGGAATTGCCATTGTTCTGCTTTTGAGTGTGTTTGGTTTTTTGGCAATGTCAAAGCAGTGGGTCGCCTCTGTTCGGCAGGCTGATTTTGAGGACAAGACTCAGGCGCTTATTGCAATGGTTCGCGAGGAACTCGAGGCTGTGGATTCGGATCCCGTGGCGCAGTTGCTGGTGCTCAATATGTTCAGTTTGACGCATCGCATGCCCATTACGCTGGAGCCGTTTTTTGTTTTGCCGCTTTCTTCGGCTGAGAAAGACGGTTTGAAAGCTGGAGAGGTTGTGACTATTTCCATAGAGAAAAGATTGCAAACATACCAGATGGCACCCAATGGCGATGTTATTGTGTTGGGACCATACCTGCTCGAGGAGATGATTCGATGGCAGGATAATTTGATTGAAGAAGGAGATGGTGAGGGCGATGGCGGCAATTTCTTTTTTCAGATTGATGTTTTCTTTTTTGGTATTTTGGTCGCGATTTTGTTGGGTATAGGTGTGGCGATTTATTTTTTAATTCACCCTTTTGAACGTCGAATTTACGCATTGTCGGATGCCGCCGAGCGATTTGGGAGTGGTGATTTGAGCAGCCGATCTCCAGTTGGGAAGGGCCAGGCCGTGGCGGATTTGGCGCGCAGTTTCAATGGTATGGCCGATCGAATTGAGGGGTTAGTAGGTGGGCAGCGGGAGCTTTTGAGGGTGGTGTCGCACGAACTGAGAACACCTCTGGCACGTATTTTTTTTCTTCTCGATCAATTGAAGGGTAATCGCGTATCGGGGGATCAGAGCGCGGATATTCAGCGTATTGAACGTTCGGTTTATGAATTGAATGATCTGGTTGAAGAGTTGATGGATTTTGCGCGGTTGGATCGGGATATTTCACATCGCACAGAGATCGATGTTTGTGCACAAATGGGAGAGTTGCGCGAAATGGTAGCAGAATTGCGCGGGGATATTTCCGTGGATATCGATAGTGAACACCTGATGGTCTGGGCAAATGAGACGTATTTCAAACGCGCGCTTACCAATCTGGTTACCAATGCAGTGCGACATGCCAGGCACCATATCTGGATTACAGCCAAAAAAGTGGATGAAATGGCGCATATCAGTGTGGAAGATGATGGCTGTGGTATTCCCGAACATTTGAGAGAGAAAGTATTTGAGCCTTTTTATCGGGTGGATGAAGATTCAAAGACTGGCGGCACGGGCCTGGGGTTGGCGATTGTGAAGCGTATTGTGATGCAAAATGACGGACAGGTGCAGGTAGAGAACAGGACAGAGGGTGGGGCGAGGTTTATATTGATGTTTCCGGTTGGAGAAAAAATAAAGATTGGAACAAGACGGGCAATGGATTTGTCAAATAGATGTTAG
- a CDS encoding M81 family metallopeptidase — translation MRVGIISLLHESNTFISTPTTMDSFRRDGVFTGRAMYDHYSGGHHEVSGFLEGLESAGIDALPIFHAGTTPSGRITRGTCEELMRLMFDEVEAVGDVDGYLVAPHGANSGEGDEYRDLDGHWLSRLREVVGSEKPIICTIDPHANLSPRMVAACDATIAYRSNPHLDQKQRGLEAASLMVRTLKGEVKPVQAGAFPPIGINIERQSTFAPPCLPMYELADEMLEETGVLSNSIVLGFPYADVEEMGSAFVVVTDGDMDRAQVLANRLSDYLFVHRAEFVGEYIAVPDAVDMAVGQEGPVCLLDMGDNVGGGSAGDGTEILHELHRRGNTTGFVCIFDPESQERVRDAGVGNRVVLDIGGKTDELHGAPLRAEVRVRSLHAGKYRESEVRHGGRTSFDMGPTAIVETDTGITISLTSRRAVPVSLGLMTSCDLDPAAFQVVVAKGVHAPVAAYQPVCTALIRVDTPGATAADMRGFEYEFRREPMYPFEEIGVSTTPG, via the coding sequence ATGCGCGTGGGCATTATTTCGCTGTTGCACGAGTCGAATACGTTTATCAGCACGCCAACGACTATGGATTCGTTCCGACGGGACGGGGTTTTTACGGGTCGGGCGATGTATGATCACTATTCGGGTGGACATCACGAAGTTAGTGGGTTTTTAGAAGGTTTGGAGTCGGCAGGCATAGATGCTCTGCCGATTTTTCATGCGGGTACAACGCCTTCTGGACGCATTACCAGAGGGACGTGTGAAGAATTGATGCGGTTGATGTTTGATGAGGTGGAGGCTGTGGGTGATGTGGATGGGTATCTCGTGGCACCTCACGGGGCAAATTCGGGTGAGGGCGATGAGTACCGCGATCTGGATGGGCACTGGTTGTCGCGTTTGCGCGAGGTGGTTGGGTCTGAGAAGCCGATTATTTGCACGATTGATCCACATGCCAATTTGTCGCCGCGCATGGTTGCGGCGTGCGATGCGACGATTGCCTATCGCTCGAATCCCCATCTCGATCAGAAACAGCGGGGGTTGGAAGCTGCGTCGTTGATGGTGCGAACGCTGAAGGGGGAGGTGAAGCCTGTACAAGCGGGGGCTTTTCCGCCTATTGGGATTAATATTGAGCGTCAATCGACTTTTGCGCCGCCGTGTTTGCCGATGTATGAGTTGGCAGATGAGATGCTGGAAGAGACAGGTGTTTTGTCGAATAGTATTGTGCTGGGTTTTCCGTATGCCGATGTGGAGGAGATGGGGTCGGCATTTGTGGTGGTGACAGATGGTGATATGGACCGGGCACAGGTGCTGGCGAATCGTCTGTCGGATTATTTGTTCGTACATCGTGCGGAGTTTGTGGGAGAGTATATCGCTGTTCCCGATGCTGTCGATATGGCGGTGGGACAAGAGGGTCCTGTTTGTTTGCTCGATATGGGCGATAATGTAGGCGGGGGATCTGCCGGCGATGGTACGGAGATTTTGCACGAGTTGCACAGGCGAGGGAATACCACGGGCTTTGTGTGTATTTTTGATCCGGAATCGCAGGAGCGAGTGCGAGATGCAGGGGTTGGAAATCGCGTGGTGCTGGATATTGGAGGCAAGACGGATGAGTTACATGGTGCGCCTTTGAGGGCAGAGGTGCGGGTGCGCAGTTTGCACGCGGGGAAGTACAGAGAATCTGAGGTGCGACACGGCGGGCGAACGTCTTTTGATATGGGTCCAACGGCGATTGTGGAGACGGATACGGGTATTACAATTAGTTTGACTTCTCGGCGCGCGGTGCCCGTGAGTCTGGGGTTGATGACGAGTTGCGATCTCGATCCCGCCGCGTTTCAGGTGGTTGTAGCCAAGGGTGTGCATGCACCTGTTGCGGCGTATCAGCCGGTGTGTACGGCTTTGATTCGGGTGGATACACCCGGCGCGACAGCGGCGGATATGCGGGGTTTTGAATACGAGTTTCGCCGCGAGCCGATGTATCCCTTTGAGGAGATTGGGGTGTCAACCACCCCCGGCTAA
- a CDS encoding IS200/IS605 family element transposase accessory protein TnpB yields MLSIFVNMKLTLQIQLLPDVATGQKLKATVARFNEAANYLASKAYERTLANKFALQKLYYSDLRRQFGLSAQMAIRCIAQVVEAFKRDKTVQPSFRPTAAMPYDQRLYSFKGIDRVSLLTLEGRVLVPMLMGNYQREQFGYAKGQADLVLRKDGKWFLLVSVDVPDGTPIPTTDFIGVDLGTTDLAVTDDGETFSGDTVENVRQKMHDLKKSLQQKASALVKQGKRPKNVRRKLSVISGRESRFRRNTNHIISKRIVEKAKDTGKAIALEDLEGIRKSQKRFRKPQRAKLSGWSFFQLRTFVEYKAKRAGIRIKPVDPKYTSQTCAECGHCEKGNRHTQASFRCKVCGHKDHADRNAARNIRARALCQQA; encoded by the coding sequence ATGCTGAGTATATTTGTCAATATGAAACTCACACTTCAAATACAACTGTTGCCGGACGTTGCCACAGGCCAGAAGCTAAAAGCGACTGTTGCACGGTTCAATGAGGCTGCCAACTATCTTGCATCGAAGGCTTATGAGCGCACGTTGGCGAATAAGTTTGCCCTACAAAAGTTGTACTATTCAGACTTGCGTCGCCAATTTGGTTTGTCCGCACAAATGGCTATCCGTTGCATTGCCCAGGTTGTAGAAGCATTTAAGCGCGATAAAACGGTGCAACCGTCGTTTCGCCCAACTGCTGCTATGCCCTATGATCAACGGTTGTATAGCTTTAAGGGCATAGATCGTGTTTCGTTGCTCACCCTTGAAGGGCGCGTGCTTGTGCCAATGTTGATGGGCAACTATCAGCGTGAGCAGTTTGGCTATGCCAAAGGGCAAGCAGACCTTGTGCTCCGCAAAGACGGCAAGTGGTTTCTGCTTGTCTCTGTCGATGTACCCGACGGCACGCCGATACCGACGACAGACTTCATTGGCGTTGATCTCGGCACCACCGACCTTGCTGTTACAGACGATGGTGAAACATTTTCTGGCGACACGGTTGAAAATGTCCGACAGAAGATGCACGATCTGAAAAAGTCGCTCCAACAGAAAGCGTCTGCTCTTGTCAAGCAAGGCAAGAGGCCGAAGAATGTCCGTAGAAAACTCTCTGTTATCTCTGGTAGAGAGAGCAGGTTTCGCAGGAACACCAACCATATCATCTCTAAGCGCATTGTTGAGAAGGCTAAAGACACTGGCAAAGCCATTGCCCTTGAAGACCTCGAAGGCATCCGCAAGAGCCAGAAACGGTTTCGCAAGCCTCAACGTGCTAAACTGTCTGGGTGGTCTTTCTTCCAGCTCCGCACATTCGTCGAATACAAGGCAAAGCGTGCTGGTATCCGCATAAAACCTGTTGACCCCAAATATACCAGCCAGACGTGTGCCGAGTGTGGACACTGTGAGAAAGGCAATAGACACACCCAGGCATCCTTCAGATGCAAAGTGTGTGGTCACAAAGACCATGCCGACCGCAACGCTGCTCGGAACATCCGGGCAAGGGCTTTGTGTCAACAAGCCTAA
- a CDS encoding MogA/MoaB family molybdenum cofactor biosynthesis protein: protein MPYTDHIEQAKDPVTCAVLTISDTRTEADDKSGKIIKELVEAAGHSIAFYRVVKDEADQIRALIKQIAEKGECHVILTNGGTGIAARDTTYEAVTSLLDKRLDGFGEVFRFLSWEDIGSGAMLSRAVAGVYKDTMIFCMPGSSGAVQLAMEKLIVPELSHLVWEIWRQK from the coding sequence ATGCCTTACACAGATCACATTGAACAGGCCAAAGACCCCGTCACCTGTGCAGTACTCACCATCAGCGACACGCGCACCGAAGCCGATGACAAAAGCGGCAAAATCATAAAAGAACTGGTCGAAGCCGCCGGTCACAGCATCGCGTTTTACCGCGTAGTTAAAGACGAAGCCGACCAGATACGCGCGCTCATCAAACAAATCGCCGAAAAAGGCGAATGCCACGTCATCCTCACCAATGGCGGCACCGGCATAGCCGCGCGCGACACCACCTATGAAGCCGTCACAAGCCTCCTCGACAAACGCCTCGACGGATTTGGCGAAGTATTTCGCTTTCTCTCATGGGAAGACATCGGCTCGGGCGCCATGCTCTCTCGCGCCGTAGCAGGCGTGTACAAAGACACCATGATCTTCTGCATGCCGGGATCATCTGGCGCCGTGCAACTCGCCATGGAAAAACTCATCGTACCCGAACTCTCACACCTCGTCTGGGAAATCTGGCGACAAAAATAG
- the surE gene encoding 5'/3'-nucleotidase SurE codes for MKILLTNDDSLDSPLFLFAVDYFQVMGDVKAVVPAEEQSWKGKAMTRFGTRHVERLDGFACETYAFSGTPADCANFGIYHLFDGGKPDLVISGINMGSNSGLSFTLSSGTVGAALEANIAGLPGVALSQVLPRHVFRQWVEQRAMQPDVREPLLEKCRAMLHRVFAFLNDRTDFLSDPVTWNVNMPAELSDDWRVIPTVLGHTFYTSCFEASEEGYYHNIDQPEVEERAGTDGMVLRAGHVSITRLDIRTLGQ; via the coding sequence TTGAAAATTTTATTGACGAATGACGATAGTTTGGATTCTCCTCTGTTTCTGTTTGCAGTGGATTATTTTCAGGTGATGGGAGATGTGAAAGCCGTGGTGCCTGCCGAGGAGCAGAGTTGGAAAGGCAAGGCGATGACGCGGTTTGGCACGCGTCATGTCGAGCGGTTGGATGGATTTGCGTGTGAGACGTATGCTTTTTCGGGGACGCCAGCGGATTGCGCGAATTTTGGCATTTATCATTTGTTTGACGGCGGCAAACCCGATCTGGTAATTTCGGGTATTAATATGGGTAGTAATTCGGGGTTGAGTTTCACGCTTTCTTCGGGGACGGTTGGAGCTGCTTTAGAAGCCAATATTGCGGGATTGCCGGGGGTGGCATTGTCACAGGTTTTGCCCAGACATGTGTTTCGGCAGTGGGTTGAGCAGCGCGCGATGCAGCCCGATGTGCGGGAGCCGTTGCTGGAAAAGTGTCGCGCGATGTTGCACCGGGTGTTTGCGTTTTTGAACGATCGGACAGATTTTCTGTCCGACCCCGTGACGTGGAATGTGAATATGCCGGCTGAACTATCTGATGACTGGCGCGTTATACCAACAGTGCTCGGGCATACGTTTTACACGTCGTGTTTTGAAGCATCAGAAGAGGGATATTATCACAATATCGATCAGCCAGAGGTAGAAGAACGCGCAGGTACAGATGGTATGGTTTTGCGCGCGGGGCATGTGAGTATTACGCGGTTGGATATTCGCACGCTGGGGCAATGA
- a CDS encoding PQQ-binding-like beta-propeller repeat protein, translated as MGKAMNNRAKILLLILLFCQPADAKADWPNWGGPNRDFRVNDTGVFPPDQNYALKIVWKKPLGAGYSSISVLGDLAVTMYSDETFDYVIGLNTTDGSERWKYKIGTAYLGHYGSQSGPLSTPILTENKVIALGPRGKLFSLDANTGKELWAIDLVATHRATVPFWGFTSSPILHDNRLIVQTGGTHAVSAYNPASGDLIWSAFSDSVNYQSPGLFAFDNRKHLVFFGNKYLAGLSPKTGEILWQFAHRGQTGAGHTSGHPVEIGEGRYFVKNGGMLIGLRADSETFAAEEIWRTRHIRGTYSYAVFNAELLFGYNGRILTCIDTNTGNRLWRSREPGDGFPIIVDNHLVIMTKEGDLAVAQASGEGYRETARLKLFDEIAWTHASLANGRFYARSMSEIACIEVVPETQIAKSDAEDIAPNSRFAQFVEKVKQSTDKKTQIDQFMAQQKNFPILEGENLVHFVYRGKAEDVTITGDHVGRRYDHPMHRIEGTDFFYSTAQLEPDARITYRYTLDLQRSIPDPLNPRQIRTLFFGRASYFGMPRWRAPDHLKARRDGIHGKIDTMRFVSAEIGGQRNLEIYLPAGYHESNEQYPVVYVHAARRQWSLGKMNISLDNIIGKRVRPVIAVFVPSLFRGGYAEYVGANRDAYNRIFTNEIVPYIDRTYRTIKSREGRANIGTIYGGFMAFYATFTHPDIFGKIGIQSLSWDQTAEAKDADMVFQATKQMPIDIYLDWGKYDLRSPMEGNDLGKSTASFAQLLKKRGYTFTGGEVNDGAGWASWQNRTDKIFETLFPLSD; from the coding sequence ATGGGAAAAGCAATGAATAACCGCGCAAAAATACTTCTTCTAATTTTGCTCTTCTGCCAACCAGCAGACGCGAAAGCGGACTGGCCGAACTGGGGCGGACCCAACAGAGACTTTAGAGTCAACGATACAGGCGTTTTCCCCCCCGATCAAAACTACGCCCTAAAAATCGTCTGGAAAAAGCCCCTCGGCGCTGGCTACTCATCCATCTCGGTTCTCGGCGACCTCGCTGTAACCATGTACTCCGATGAAACCTTTGATTACGTCATCGGCCTCAACACAACAGATGGATCAGAACGATGGAAATACAAAATCGGCACCGCATATCTCGGTCACTACGGCTCGCAAAGCGGTCCCCTATCAACGCCGATATTGACAGAAAACAAAGTCATCGCATTAGGACCCCGGGGAAAATTATTCTCACTCGACGCGAATACAGGAAAAGAACTTTGGGCGATAGACCTCGTCGCAACCCATCGTGCCACAGTGCCATTTTGGGGCTTTACCTCATCCCCAATTTTACACGACAATCGCCTGATCGTCCAAACCGGTGGAACACATGCAGTCTCCGCTTATAATCCCGCATCAGGCGACTTGATCTGGTCGGCATTTAGCGACTCGGTCAACTACCAATCGCCTGGCCTATTCGCCTTTGACAACCGCAAACACCTCGTCTTCTTTGGCAACAAATATCTCGCGGGCTTATCTCCCAAAACCGGTGAAATCCTGTGGCAATTTGCACATCGCGGACAGACCGGCGCGGGGCATACCAGCGGGCATCCCGTCGAAATTGGCGAAGGGCGATATTTTGTGAAAAACGGCGGCATGCTAATCGGCTTGAGAGCCGACAGCGAAACCTTTGCCGCAGAGGAAATCTGGCGGACCCGCCACATTCGGGGAACGTACAGCTATGCGGTATTTAACGCAGAACTTCTATTTGGATATAACGGCCGCATACTCACATGCATCGATACAAACACCGGAAACCGCTTATGGCGGTCACGCGAGCCGGGAGATGGCTTCCCCATCATCGTGGATAATCACCTCGTAATCATGACAAAAGAAGGCGACCTCGCCGTCGCGCAGGCTTCGGGTGAGGGATACCGCGAAACAGCCCGTTTGAAACTCTTCGACGAAATTGCCTGGACGCATGCCAGCCTGGCCAATGGCAGGTTTTACGCGCGTAGCATGTCGGAAATCGCCTGTATCGAAGTCGTGCCAGAAACACAAATAGCAAAATCAGACGCAGAAGACATTGCGCCAAACTCGCGCTTTGCACAATTTGTCGAAAAAGTAAAACAATCCACAGACAAAAAAACGCAAATCGATCAATTCATGGCACAACAGAAAAACTTCCCAATCCTCGAAGGCGAGAACCTCGTGCATTTTGTATATCGCGGAAAAGCGGAAGACGTCACCATAACCGGTGATCACGTAGGGCGGCGATACGACCATCCCATGCACCGAATTGAGGGAACGGACTTCTTCTATTCCACTGCACAACTCGAACCCGACGCCCGCATCACCTATCGCTACACCCTGGACTTACAGCGATCCATCCCCGACCCGCTCAATCCACGGCAAATTCGAACCCTCTTCTTTGGTCGCGCTTCCTATTTCGGCATGCCGCGCTGGCGTGCTCCCGACCATCTCAAAGCGCGCCGAGACGGTATTCACGGCAAAATTGATACCATGCGTTTTGTAAGTGCGGAAATTGGGGGACAGCGCAACCTGGAAATCTATCTCCCAGCGGGTTATCATGAAAGCAACGAACAATACCCCGTCGTGTATGTTCACGCTGCGCGCCGGCAGTGGTCCCTTGGAAAAATGAACATCTCGCTGGACAATATCATCGGCAAGCGCGTGCGTCCTGTAATCGCGGTCTTTGTCCCCTCTCTCTTCAGAGGAGGATACGCAGAATACGTAGGGGCAAACCGCGATGCGTACAATCGGATTTTTACAAATGAGATCGTACCCTACATCGACCGGACATATCGCACCATCAAAAGCCGCGAAGGTCGGGCAAATATCGGGACAATTTACGGCGGATTTATGGCATTTTACGCCACCTTTACCCACCCCGACATATTTGGCAAAATAGGCATACAATCCCTATCCTGGGATCAGACCGCAGAAGCCAAAGATGCAGACATGGTCTTTCAGGCAACAAAACAAATGCCCATAGATATTTATCTGGACTGGGGAAAATACGACTTGCGAAGCCCAATGGAGGGAAATGATCTGGGCAAGAGCACGGCGTCATTTGCCCAACTACTAAAAAAGAGAGGTTATACCTTTACTGGAGGCGAAGTAAACGACGGCGCGGGTTGGGCGAGTTGGCAAAACCGAACGGACAAAATATTTGAAACGCTTTTTCCCCTCTCGGATTGA
- a CDS encoding sugar phosphate isomerase/epimerase, translating to MPTMIAAQMYTVRDFTKTISDIVESVKKVKAIGYDAMQVSGFGPIDPAELKKIADDNDIEICATHTGFDRMRDDTQAVIDEHHLWNCKYPAIGSLPASYREDGEAGYIRFAKDASEVGHKLADAGLTFAYHNHNFEFQKFGNRTALEIILQETDPKAVQLEIDVYWVQAGGGDPAEWIRKANTRIDLVHVKDMAIEGRETRFAEVGEGNLNWPAIFEAGRESGTRWYIVEQDRCYDRDPFDSLKISYDNLRAMGLS from the coding sequence ATGCCAACCATGATCGCCGCGCAAATGTACACCGTGCGCGACTTCACCAAAACCATCTCAGACATTGTCGAATCCGTAAAAAAAGTAAAAGCCATTGGTTACGACGCCATGCAAGTCTCCGGCTTTGGTCCCATTGACCCCGCAGAACTAAAAAAAATAGCCGATGACAACGACATTGAAATCTGTGCCACACACACCGGCTTTGACCGCATGCGCGACGACACACAAGCCGTCATAGACGAACATCACCTCTGGAACTGCAAATACCCCGCCATCGGCAGCCTCCCCGCGTCTTATCGGGAAGACGGCGAAGCCGGATATATCCGCTTTGCCAAAGACGCCTCCGAAGTCGGCCACAAACTCGCCGACGCGGGCCTGACCTTTGCATATCACAATCACAACTTTGAATTTCAAAAATTCGGCAACCGCACCGCCCTTGAAATCATCCTGCAAGAAACAGACCCCAAAGCAGTACAACTCGAAATCGACGTGTACTGGGTACAGGCAGGAGGGGGCGACCCCGCCGAATGGATCCGCAAAGCCAACACCCGCATAGACCTCGTCCACGTCAAAGACATGGCCATTGAAGGCCGCGAAACCCGCTTTGCCGAAGTTGGCGAAGGCAACCTCAACTGGCCCGCCATCTTTGAAGCCGGGCGCGAATCCGGCACGCGCTGGTACATCGTCGAACAGGACCGCTGCTACGACCGCGACCCCTTCGACAGCCTCAAAATCAGCTACGACAACCTCCGCGCCATGGGTTTGTCTTGA
- a CDS encoding Rieske 2Fe-2S domain-containing protein: MAKHIIGTVDEIPPGERKLVILEGREIGVFNVHGEFYALRNRCPHQGGALCKGRVSGFVTARVPGEYEYTRKGEILRCPWHGWEYDIKTGQSWVDPSSVRVRSYEVEVAQGAEIEGEGDMAGLVKGPYVAETYEVTVEETYLVVEL, encoded by the coding sequence ATGGCAAAACATATTATAGGAACGGTTGATGAGATCCCTCCGGGCGAGCGGAAGCTGGTGATACTGGAAGGGCGGGAGATCGGGGTGTTTAATGTGCATGGCGAGTTTTATGCCCTGAGGAATCGATGCCCTCATCAGGGGGGCGCGCTGTGCAAGGGGCGAGTATCGGGTTTTGTGACCGCGAGAGTGCCGGGAGAATACGAGTACACGCGCAAGGGTGAAATTTTGCGGTGTCCCTGGCACGGATGGGAATACGATATTAAGACGGGGCAGTCGTGGGTCGATCCTTCCAGTGTGCGCGTGCGCAGCTATGAGGTGGAAGTTGCACAGGGCGCGGAGATAGAGGGCGAGGGAGATATGGCGGGATTGGTGAAGGGACCTTATGTGGCAGAGACTTATGAGGTGACGGTGGAGGAGACGTATCTCGTTGTGGAACTATGA
- a CDS encoding dihydrodipicolinate synthase family protein — MSSFEGVVPAIATPMGQDGRFNEAVFRKIVEFNIEAGVHGFWVAGGTGESVLLDDDENMQIASAIVDQSNGRAKVIMHVGAPTTDRAARLAEHAARVGADALCCVPPFFYRRDDDDIAEHYRIVADAADLPLFVYNLPGATGVEITPGMMAKIQDRVPQLKGLKHSAQTFANVRTFAGMGLSCFIGNHRLMLPAMTIGACGCVDGPLNVFPELWVAIWNAYRAGDLKAAEAAQDKASRAYEMLSAGGGFHSVIKVALSARLGVDCGDPRPPGRPATDAQRAQIAETVKSLV; from the coding sequence ATGAGTAGTTTTGAAGGCGTAGTACCTGCTATTGCGACGCCTATGGGACAGGACGGACGGTTTAACGAAGCGGTGTTTCGCAAAATTGTAGAGTTTAATATTGAAGCCGGTGTACACGGTTTTTGGGTCGCGGGGGGTACCGGGGAGAGTGTGTTGTTGGACGATGATGAAAATATGCAGATTGCATCGGCGATTGTGGATCAATCGAATGGGCGTGCAAAAGTTATTATGCATGTGGGTGCGCCAACAACAGACCGCGCAGCGCGATTGGCCGAGCACGCAGCCCGTGTGGGTGCAGATGCGCTGTGTTGTGTGCCGCCGTTTTTTTATCGGCGCGATGACGACGATATTGCCGAGCATTATCGGATTGTGGCAGATGCTGCTGATCTGCCGCTCTTTGTGTACAATTTGCCGGGGGCAACAGGCGTGGAAATTACGCCTGGGATGATGGCAAAAATTCAAGACCGCGTGCCGCAACTGAAGGGGTTAAAGCATTCGGCTCAGACGTTTGCAAATGTGCGGACGTTTGCCGGGATGGGCTTGTCGTGTTTTATTGGCAATCACCGGTTGATGTTGCCGGCGATGACTATTGGCGCGTGTGGGTGTGTGGATGGGCCGCTGAATGTGTTTCCCGAATTGTGGGTGGCGATCTGGAATGCGTATCGGGCAGGGGATTTGAAGGCGGCAGAAGCAGCACAGGATAAAGCATCGCGTGCTTATGAGATGTTGAGCGCAGGCGGCGGCTTTCATTCGGTGATCAAGGTGGCGTTGAGTGCGCGATTGGGGGTTGATTGTGGAGACCCGAGGCCGCCAGGGCGACCGGCGACCGATGCACAACGCGCACAGATTGCGGAAACTGTGAAGAGTCTGGTGTAA
- a CDS encoding response regulator transcription factor, with amino-acid sequence MADQTILLVEDDRELADLTRDFLQNEGFVVWHESEGRAARDRILASPPDLIILDVMLPEMNGYTVCREVRPEYDGPILFLTARDDELDEILGLEMGGDDYVTKPVRPQLLLARVRALLRRAVSTQKPTASKRVMVGDLMVDANRREVRMGERVVDLTTYEFDLLYYLVVRAGEVVSRQDIYQALFNYDYDGLDRSVDVYISRLRQKLGGDGSTSVSIKTVRGVGYLLVSAE; translated from the coding sequence ATGGCCGATCAGACGATTTTGCTGGTTGAAGACGATAGGGAATTGGCGGATTTGACGCGCGATTTTTTGCAGAATGAGGGATTTGTGGTCTGGCACGAGTCCGAGGGCAGGGCTGCTCGAGATCGCATTTTGGCTTCTCCGCCCGATCTGATCATTCTGGATGTTATGTTGCCGGAGATGAACGGATATACTGTCTGCCGGGAAGTGCGTCCAGAATACGATGGGCCAATTTTATTTTTGACGGCTCGAGATGACGAATTAGATGAAATTTTGGGTCTGGAGATGGGTGGTGATGATTATGTGACCAAACCCGTGCGACCCCAATTGCTTCTGGCAAGGGTGCGCGCGTTGCTGCGCAGGGCTGTTAGTACCCAGAAGCCCACGGCGTCAAAGCGGGTGATGGTGGGAGATTTGATGGTGGATGCAAATCGCCGGGAGGTCAGGATGGGAGAACGCGTCGTTGACCTTACGACTTATGAATTTGATTTGCTCTATTATCTGGTCGTTCGAGCCGGTGAAGTGGTGAGTCGGCAGGATATTTATCAGGCGTTGTTTAACTACGATTACGATGGGTTGGATCGCAGCGTGGATGTGTACATTTCGCGCCTTCGCCAAAAACTCGGCGGCGATGGTTCAACATCTGTTTCGATCAAGACCGTGCGCGGTGTGGGTTATCTGTTGGTCAGCGCGGAGTGA